In the genome of Succinivibrio dextrinosolvens, the window TTAAATCTTTGCGGAGTTATTGATATATCAGCAAGCCGTTTTCATCTGCCTGCAGCTGATATTGCAAAGGCAACCGCCAATACAGACAGAAAGCTGCCAACTATTTTCATGTCTCACCAGCCAAAGATTGCCAACCAGCTCAAGGAGATATCCGATCTTACCTTCTGCGGACATACACATGGCGGACTTATGCCTGGTCTAAAACAGATTGTGGCAAAAGTAAACGGAGGTTACGTCAGTGGACTTTACAATACCGGCAGACAGAGAGTAATAGTATCTAACGGCACCAGAATCTGGGCAGGAGCTCCACTAAGACTTCACGATCCATCACAGATTGTTTATGTGACACTTAAACAGTAGAGTTCACGCTATCTCACATTTCCTTTTATTTCAGTAACCTATAATTCAAGATAGTGTTGTGCATCTGAGAGGATTGAGAGATGTTGAAGGATTCGTTAGAAGCTGCGCTTGATTCGACACTTAAAGTGTCTGATATTGCCTATGTTAAAAATCAGGCCGATGAATATACATTCAGAAAGGTTGTAACAACCTCCCGCTTTACCTCAGTTCTTATCCTCCTTGATACAAAGTTAAATCCAGACACAGTTTTTTTCGGCGAAGGTTTTCAGATGCTGTCACAGATGACAGGAACCTTTGCAAATCCTGTAAATATCGGCAGATGCATGGACGATTTGTCTCCTTACTCTCACTATCCGGTTGAGGACTATAGAACTGTATACAATATGCTTCTTCTGAAAAAAGAGAGTATGTGGACGCTACTTGGATTTACAAGCTGCAATAAATATACGGGCTTTTTTAGAATCTTCAACGATGGAACACTGCATGTCTGTATGTCTCTGGAAGGACAGCTCTTTAACTCAGGAGACATCATCAATACAGAAACTTTCGTCATAATGGAAGGAACCGACAAACAGCAGCTTTTAGAGAAATTTGCTAAGCTGATTACCAAACACCACCCTCCTCTGAAAATCAAGGAACGCCCATGCACATGGTGCTCATGGTATGCATACTATGATCATGTCAGAGACTCAGACATCATTGAAAATGCGGATAAATCAGGAGAACTTGATTTTATTGATTACATTCAGATTGATGATGGCTACGAAAGTCACATGGGAGACTGGCTTGAGTACTCAGATAGTTTTTCAAAAGGCCTTGATGACTGCATAGCCAAAATAGCGGAAAAAGGAAAAAGACCTTCCATCTGGGTAGCACCGTTCATAGTCAGTGGAGAATCGGATATTGTAAAAAATCATTCAGACTGGCTTGCAACCGATATGGACGGAAATCTGATTCCGGCAGGTTATCTCACATATGGAGGTTGGCGTGATCTTCCATGGTATGTGCTGGATTTTTCAAATGATGAAGTTGTAAATCATATCCACAATATATTTAATTTCTTTGTCAAAAAACTCAGGATCAGATACTTTAAGTTAGATGCCTGCTACTGGGGAGCAATAAAGGGATACCT includes:
- a CDS encoding glycoside hydrolase family 36 protein; the encoded protein is MLKDSLEAALDSTLKVSDIAYVKNQADEYTFRKVVTTSRFTSVLILLDTKLNPDTVFFGEGFQMLSQMTGTFANPVNIGRCMDDLSPYSHYPVEDYRTVYNMLLLKKESMWTLLGFTSCNKYTGFFRIFNDGTLHVCMSLEGQLFNSGDIINTETFVIMEGTDKQQLLEKFAKLITKHHPPLKIKERPCTWCSWYAYYDHVRDSDIIENADKSGELDFIDYIQIDDGYESHMGDWLEYSDSFSKGLDDCIAKIAEKGKRPSIWVAPFIVSGESDIVKNHSDWLATDMDGNLIPAGYLTYGGWRDLPWYVLDFSNDEVVNHIHNIFNFFVKKLRIRYFKLDACYWGAIKGYLFRGNISRIENYRRGIKAILDAIGDDAILSGCNAPIWPSLGLFHTMRISDDTERNHYRTAQKAKETFNRLWMNNHLWINDPDALCIKDLDGQHVEANDVHLQIATVLICGGVVTVGDRLTDYSKEDQALLRRIKDYTYYVKEVTADEDYSTFTLNLKSRKERIKIYINWTEANQTILIGQNSVNFMNNEPLSSEYILPPTDTLIVIEH